Genomic segment of Xanthomonas sp. DAR 35659:
CTTCCAGCCGAACAGGCTGTAGTTGTTGCGGAACACCAGCGCCAGTTCCGGCTCGTAGTTGGTCTCGCGGAACGGCCGCGATTGCTCGCTGTTGTAGACCTGCCAGCGCGAACTCTGGGTATAGGCGCCCCACAGGTCGCCGTTGTCGCCGAAGAGGTTCTCGGCGATCTTGGTCTTGAAGCTGAGCTGGAACTTGGTCTCGATGCTGTCCAGCGGCTCGGCGGTGGTCACCGTGTTGTTCGGGTTCGGCGAGGACGGCAGCTCGTTCTTCTTGCTGGTCCAGAACGCCGGCAGCAGGTACACCGGCTTGTAGGCGCGCAACTGGAACACGCCGAGCTTGGAATCCTTGGCCAGCTCCCAGCGGCTGTCCAGCAACGAGCCCTTGCCGGCATTGGCGATGGTGGCGTCGTAGCGGTCCTCCTTGAACAGCGAGGCGGCGCGCTGGCGGGTGCGCTGGGCCAGGCCGGCGTCGGCTGGCAGGGTGGCATCCAGTTGCTGCTTCTGCCGCTCGGCGGCCGCCTGCGCCGCCGCATCGGCGGCCTGCGGGTCGACCCGTCGCGACAGCGCCTGGTCGTAGCAGGACAGGCGCGCGGCGTCGCTGGAAATGGCGACGCAGGCCTCGGGCGACGCCGGGGTGGGCAGCACCTCCTGGGCATGGGCCAGCGGGATCGCCGCGAAGGACAGCAGCAGGAGGGGACGGGCCGGGCGGTGGATCATGCGGGTTCTCTCGGAAGCGGGCGGCGTCGGCGGGTGTGCGCTGCCTGGATGAATGGCCGGCTGCGAAAATACAGCAGCTTCCGCAACGGGGTCATCACGCGTTCATCTCGCCGCGTGGACCCGGCCGCTCAGAGCAGCCACACCGCGGCGAACAGCCCGACCATCGCCACCGCCAGGCCCAGCTTGGCGGCGGTGCCCAGGACGATGCCCAGCCAGGTGCCGAGGCCGACCTTGGTCGCCTGCCGCAACTCCCGGCCATGCCAGTACTCGCCGGCCAACGCGCCGACGAAGGGGCCCACGAACAAGCCGATCGGCAGGAAGAACAGGCCCAAGATGCTGCCCAGCACCGAGCCCCACAACGCCTTGCGGCTGGCGCCGACCCGCTTGGCGCCGAACAGCGTGGCCAGGAAATCGACCAGGAACGAGAGCAGGGTCAGCACGCCCAGCACCAGCAGCGTCACCCAGCCCACACGCTGGAAGCCGTCGGCCCAGGCGGCCAGCAGCAGGCCGGCGAACAGCAGCGGCATGCCCGGCAGCGCCGGCAGCACCACGCCGGCGATTCCCACCACGACCAGCAGCGCGGCGATCGTGTAGTAGATGAACGTAGGATCCACGCCGCGGCCTCCGGGGGTCGTTTGGGGGTTGACAGAAGGGCGTTCTTGCGGATTGCAATTTCATTTTGGCCGGGGTAAGTTTTCAGCCGCTGCGTTTGCAAAGGTCACCGTGAATCGTGGCCCGATGCGGTAGATCCAACGATCCGCTACAGCGTTATACCTCGCTTCCTCCTTGCAACCAGCCGCCGAACCCCCGGCGTACCCACCCCTGAGAAACCGTGTTCCAAGGAGAAAGTCCATCATGAGCAGTCGCGAAAACGGCACCGTGAAGTGGTTCAACGATGCCAAGGGTTTCGGCTTCATCAGCCGCGAGAATGGCGAGGACGTGTTCGTGCACTTCCGCGCGATCCAGACCCAGGGTTTCAAGAGCCTGAAGGAAGGGCAGAAGGTCAGCTTCACCGTGGTGCAGGGCCAGAAGGGCCTGCAGGCCGACGCGGTGCAGCCGATCTGAGCGCCGACGCGCGTCGGCGCGCCGCCGATGCGCCCTCGCGCGCAGCAAAAAGGCCCGCCGTGCGGGCCTTTTTGCATTGCGGCAGCGCGCGGGTCGCCGCTTAGCGCGGCACCACGCGTCCGTTCACCACCCGCACGTAGGTGTTTTCGCGGACCCCGGCCAGGTCGCGCTGATTGACCACGATCACGCGGCCATCGTCCATCTGCACATGCACGTCGTAGGTGTCGCTGGTGACGTTTTTCTGGATCTGGTTGCCGGCCAGGGCGCCGGCGGCGGCGCCGGCGACCGCCGACACGTTCTGGTTGCCCTTGCTGCCGCCGGTATGGTCGGAAATCTCATGGCCGGCGACCGCGCCGACGATGCCGCCCAGGATCGCGCCGGTGGCGCTGGGCGCGGTACGGCCCGAGGGCACGGTGTCGATGCGGGTGACGATGCCGCAGTCGGCGCAGCGGTTGTCCGAGTAGCCGCGCGAAGGCTGGCTGTAGCCGCCGCCATAGCCGGGGGACGTGGCGCAGCCGGCCAGTGCCAGGGCGGCGATGGCGCCGGTGGCCAGTAGTTGGATCTTCATGCGTGCTCTCCTCGACAGACGTGAAATGAATGCGGCATCGCCGCGTTCGCAGGCATCCTGTCCGCCACCGCGTGAATGCAACGCCAATCCAGGCCGGATCGCGGCACGCGGGGCCGTGCGGCGTCAGCCGCAATTCAGCGGCGGACCGCGCTTGCGGGCCAGCGAGGGCTCCGCCGAATCGCGGCTGCGGTCGCGCCGACAGACGGGCTGGCGGTCAGCGGAAATCGCGGTGGCAGGCGTCGCAGGCGTCGTCGATGCGTTGCCGCAACTGGTCCAGCGCGGCGCAGCTGTCCGGCGCATTGCTGGGCGCGGTCTGCAGGGTGGAGCGCAGCGCCAGCAGGTGCTCGCGAAAGCGCGCATCGTCGGCGAGCGCCGGAAAGGCGGTGTCCACCTGCTCGCCGAGCAGGCGCAGCGTCTGCAGGTGCGGCTGCGCGTCCGCCGCGCCGCAGCGGCCCTGCGCGCGGCTGCGCTCGAGCAGCGCCAGTTGTTTGCCCATCACCTGCATCAGGCTGGACGGGAACGGATCCTGCCGCGCCTGCAGCGCGCGCAGCGTCATTACCGCGGCGACCAGGCCGATCAACAGCCCTGCGACCAGCACGAACAGATAGCGCGATGCGGCGGAAGCGGGCGGGGAAGGGCTGGCTATGGGCGTGCGGGAGGAAAGGGAACGCCGATGGTACGCCGCTGCCGCCGCATCGGCCGCAGGTGGATGCGCGGCGGGCGCTGGTGCCGCCCGCGATGAAATAAACTGCGCGCATGAACGAACAATTGCGTGAGCGCTTCGCCGGCATCGACCGGCTGTACGGGCGCGGGACCGTCGAGCGCCTGGCGCAGTGCCGGGTGGCCGTGGTGGGCATGGGCGGGGTCGGCTCGTGGGTGGTGGAAGCGCTGGCGCGCTCGGCGGTCGGGCACCTGACCCTGATCGACGCCGACGACATCTGCGTCTCCAACACCAATCGCCAACTGCCGGCGCTGCAGGGGCAGTACGGACGCAACAAGGCGCGGGCGATGGCCGAGCGCTGCGTGGCGATCAATCCGGCGATCGAGGCGGTCGCCGTCGAAGCCTTCCTGACCCCGACCAACATCGCCGAGTTGCTCGGCGGCGGCTTCGATCTGGTGATCGACGCCTGCGACAGCTTCCGGGTCAAGGTCGAGACCATCGCCTGGTGCCGCCGGCGCAAGCTGCCGCTGCTGACCGTGGGTTCGGCCGGCGGGCGCACCGACCCGACCCTGGTGCGCATCCGCGACGTGTCGCGCACCGAGCACGACGCGATGCTGGCGCTGATCCGCAAGAAGCTGCGCGGCGAGTTCAATTTTCCCAAGAATCCGCAGCGCTACTTCGGCGTGCCGGCGGTGTACTCGCTGGAGAACGTGCGCTATCCGCAGGCCGACGGCAGCGTGTGCGGGCTGCGGCCGCAACTGGGGCCGGACGCGGCGCTGAACCTGGATTGCGGCGCCGGGCTGGGCGCCGCCACGCATATCACCGGCGCGTTCGCCTTCGCTGCGGCGGGCAAGGCGCTGGAGCTGCTGTTGAAACCGTCGGCGCGGCGCGGCGCTGCCGCCGAGACGGTCAGCGGGCGCGAGGCGGCGCTGCCGGATCCGCAGCCGCAGCCCGCATCGGAGGCGGCTGGCGGGTGATCAGCCGCTCCAGGTCCTGCACCGGCTGCGGCCGGCCGAACAGGAAGCCCTGGAAGTGCAGGCAGCCCATCGCCGCGAGCATCTCGCGCTGCTGCGCGTCCTCGACCCCTTCGGCCAGCGCGACCATGCCCATGATCGCGGAGATCTCGACGATCTTGGCCAGCAACTGGCGCGCCGAGTCGTCGGCCCTGGCGTCGTTGACGAACTGCCGGTCGATCTTGAGCTTGGTGACCGGCAGGGTGCGCAGCATCGCCAGCGACGAGAAGCCGGTGCCGAAATCGTCCAGCGCCCAGCCGATGCCCAGGGCCTTGAGTTCGTGCATCCTGCCGCGCATCGCGCCGGTATCCACGTACAGCGCCGATTCGGTCAATTCGAATTCCAACAGCGAGGGCGACACCTCCGCCTCGGCGATCACCTGCCTGACCGAAGCCACGAAACCGGCATCGAGCAACTGCACCGGGCTGACGTTCACCGCCACCACCAGCCTGGACAATGCCGGGTCCTGCGACCAGCGCCGCAGCGTCGCGCAGGCCTGACGCAGCACCTCCAGGCCGACCTCCCGGATCAGTTGGCTCTCTTCGGCCAGGGGAATGAACTTGTCCGGGGTCAGCAGTTTGCCGTTGGGATGCCGCCAGCGCACCAGCGCCTCGGCGCCGAGCATGGCGCCGGTCGCGTCGACCTGGGGCTGGTACAGCACTTCGATCTCGCGGTTTCCGACCGCGCGCGCCAGTTCGCGTTCCAGCGAGATGCGCGCGTTCACGTCGCTGCGATAGATGTGCACCACGCCGGCGAGCAGCGCCGAGGCCAGCACCAGATTCGAGGCCGCCCCGACCATCCGCACATGCAGCGGCGGCGACACCGGCGCGATGACGTCCAGCAGGCCGGTCCCGAAGACCACGAACATCGCCAGGCAGGCCAGCGGAAACACGACGGCGCGGTAGCGGCGGCGCCGATCGAACACGAACTGCGCCCCGGCCGCCAGCGGCAGGAAGAACGTATGCACGGTGCGCGGGACATTGCCGATCGGCGCGTCGATCAGCGAGATCACCAGCACCACGAGGAAGATCCCATGCGCGACCAGCGAGAGCGATGCCTCGTCGCCGTGCTTGCCGCCGCACAGCGCCAGCACGCCGACCGCGATGAGGCAGACGAAGGCGAACGCCAGTTCGGGCCTGCCGTTGAGCAGGTAGCAGATGGTCCACACCGCGCCGACCGCGGTACAGGAGATCCCGGCCAGTTTGCGGATGGTACGGATCTTGTGGCTGCGGTTGCCGTCGCGGAACTTGAGGCTGACCCAGTCTTCGCCGTTGGACGGTGTCCGTTCCGACCCTGCCTTGCTCTTCATCGTCCATCGCCCCGCGTGCGCGTCGGCCACCGCGCTGTGCTGGCGGCGGGGCGCGTGCAGGGCGCTGACGCCCATCGCCTGCGCACGGGGAGCGCGAATTCGCCTTCGGTCATGCCGATGGCCGTGACGCGGCGGTCCGATCCGGCCCAGGCCGTTGGCTCCATGCCCTCGCTTTTGCGTTGCCGAGCGCGGGTGGGGCGCCTGCCGGCACGCGCACAGGGAGCCGACGCCACGCCACGCCGGTCACGCCAGGAACGGCCGGCCCGCCGGCGCGCAAGCAAGCGGGGTAGGGGCGGCGTGTCGTGTTGGTGAGTGCCGCTTTGCCACGTCGGAGCCTGGCGGAGAGGAAGCCATTCGCAATAGGCGCACACTATCAGAAGCGCATGCAGGCCGACGCTGCGCGAACGCGACGAGGCCGTCACCAGTTCACAGTTTCGCGAGAAAGCCGCGCCGGGCGCGGCTGCTCACGCGTCCAGGCCGAACAGCCGCCGTGCGTTGTCGGTGGTGTGCGCGGCGATGGCGGCCGCTGGCGCGTCGCGCAGCGCGGCGATGGTCTCCAGGACCGTGCGCAGCCGTGCCGGCTCGTTGCGCTGGCCGCGGATCGACGCATCGGGCTGGTCCGGCGCATCGGTTTCCAGCAGCAACTGCTGCAGCGGCACCGCGGCGGCCAGCCGGCGTAGCCGTTGCGCGCGGTCGTAGGTGACCGGGCCGCCGAGGCCGATCAGGAAATCCAGCGCGTGCAGTTGCTGCGCCTGCTCGGCGCTGCCGCCGAAGCTGTGCACCACGCCGCGCAGGCGCCCCACCTTGCGGATCGCCAGGATCACCGCGTCGACCGCGCGCCGCGCGTGCACGATCACCGGCAGGTCGAACTCGCGCGCCAGGTGCAACTGGCCGATGAAGTAGCGCTGCTGTTCGGTGGGGTCCAATCCCTCGACGAAGAAGTCCAGGCCGCATTCGCCGATCGCGCACGGACGTTCGCGCGCGATCCACTCGCCGAGCAACGCCAGATGCTCGGGCCGGTGCTGGTCGAGGAACAGCGGATGCAGGCCGTAGGCCGGATACAGCCCGTCGCTCGCCGCGCATACCGCGCGCAGCTTGGGCCATGCCGCCGCCGTCACCGCCGGCACCACCTGGGCGACGACGCCGGCCGCTTGCGCGCGCGCGAGCACCGCGGCGCGGTCGCCGTCGAATTCGTCCGCGTCCAGATGGCAGTGGCTGTCGATCAGGCGCATCGGCGGCGCTCAGCCGCGACCGCGCCGCGCGCGTGCCGGAACCGGCTCCGGCACGGCCGGCGTGCGCGTCTTCCAGTTGGCCAGCAGCAAGGTGCCCAGGCCGAACACGATCTCGTCGAGGAACGGAATCGGGTCGGGGATCAGCACGCTCGCCACGAACAGCGCGGCGGTCATCTTGAACAGCGTCGGGTAGCGCAATTTGCCGGCCCAGCGCAGCAGCGGCAGCATGATGGGATTGGGCATGACACGTCTCCGGCCGGTGGATGAAAACGCTAACACGCCCGATATGGCGGCATCCCTGCCGCGGGACCAGTCGGCGTCGCTGAATGTGGCTGAATAGGGAGCGGATTGGTTCAGCTTGGGCATGGTAATCACAGCACCGTAGATAGCGCGGCCCACAACCGCAGGAGAGCAACGATGAAGAGCAATACCACCACCATTCTGGTCGCGGCGGGTGCCTTGCTGGTCGGCGGCGCGGCCACCGCGGCGTTCATGAACAATCGCGACAAGCAGGAGTTCGCTGGCAGCGGCGACGTGCGCCCGGCGCTGGACGCGCGCGGCGACAGCGCGATCGGCAACGATGTCGGCGGCAAGCTGGAATACGCCGATGTGGTCCGGGTCGATCCGATCACGCAGAAGCAGCAGCGCTACGCCGAGGTGATCGGCACCGAGCCGCTGCGCGAGACCTCCACCACCACCACCCCGCGTCAGGTCTGCAACGACGTGGTGGTACAGGAGCGCCTGCCCGAGCGCGACGGCAACGTCGGCGGCACCGTGGTCGGCGCGGTGGTCGGCGGCCTGCTCGGCAACCAGATCGGCCACGGCAACGGGCGCAAGGCCGCCACCGCGGCCGGCGCGGTGGCCGGCGGCTTCATC
This window contains:
- a CDS encoding phospholipase A, which codes for MIHRPARPLLLLSFAAIPLAHAQEVLPTPASPEACVAISSDAARLSCYDQALSRRVDPQAADAAAQAAAERQKQQLDATLPADAGLAQRTRQRAASLFKEDRYDATIANAGKGSLLDSRWELAKDSKLGVFQLRAYKPVYLLPAFWTSKKNELPSSPNPNNTVTTAEPLDSIETKFQLSFKTKIAENLFGDNGDLWGAYTQSSRWQVYNSEQSRPFRETNYEPELALVFRNNYSLFGWKGRMTGIQLTHQSNGRSDPFSRSWNRAILNIGLDRENWALVLRPWYRIPESDRQDNNPDIEDYMGRGDATLTYNRNGHEVSLMARHSLRSGDRSHGAVQLDWGFPISNLLRGHVQVFDGYGESMIDYNHRATYVGLGVSLLEWY
- a CDS encoding DUF456 domain-containing protein — protein: MDPTFIYYTIAALLVVVGIAGVVLPALPGMPLLFAGLLLAAWADGFQRVGWVTLLVLGVLTLLSFLVDFLATLFGAKRVGASRKALWGSVLGSILGLFFLPIGLFVGPFVGALAGEYWHGRELRQATKVGLGTWLGIVLGTAAKLGLAVAMVGLFAAVWLL
- a CDS encoding cold-shock protein; its protein translation is MSSRENGTVKWFNDAKGFGFISRENGEDVFVHFRAIQTQGFKSLKEGQKVSFTVVQGQKGLQADAVQPI
- a CDS encoding DUF6116 family protein, which codes for MPNPIMLPLLRWAGKLRYPTLFKMTAALFVASVLIPDPIPFLDEIVFGLGTLLLANWKTRTPAVPEPVPARARRGRG
- a CDS encoding glycine zipper 2TM domain-containing protein codes for the protein MKSNTTTILVAAGALLVGGAATAAFMNNRDKQEFAGSGDVRPALDARGDSAIGNDVGGKLEYADVVRVDPITQKQQRYAEVIGTEPLRETSTTTTPRQVCNDVVVQERLPERDGNVGGTVVGAVVGGLLGNQIGHGNGRKAATAAGAVAGGFIGNRVDRNHVGGRVVDRTERQCHTENSTAQSSTITGYNVTYRNDDGTTGTMRMDSKPGSRIAMGTQDVVKGYDVTYRYDGQQKTVRMDDKPNSDRLPVLDGRLVTQTASARDAMANDAISQR
- a CDS encoding glycine zipper 2TM domain-containing protein → MKIQLLATGAIAALALAGCATSPGYGGGYSQPSRGYSDNRCADCGIVTRIDTVPSGRTAPSATGAILGGIVGAVAGHEISDHTGGSKGNQNVSAVAGAAAGALAGNQIQKNVTSDTYDVHVQMDDGRVIVVNQRDLAGVRENTYVRVVNGRVVPR
- a CDS encoding tRNA threonylcarbamoyladenosine dehydratase; this translates as MNEQLRERFAGIDRLYGRGTVERLAQCRVAVVGMGGVGSWVVEALARSAVGHLTLIDADDICVSNTNRQLPALQGQYGRNKARAMAERCVAINPAIEAVAVEAFLTPTNIAELLGGGFDLVIDACDSFRVKVETIAWCRRRKLPLLTVGSAGGRTDPTLVRIRDVSRTEHDAMLALIRKKLRGEFNFPKNPQRYFGVPAVYSLENVRYPQADGSVCGLRPQLGPDAALNLDCGAGLGAATHITGAFAFAAAGKALELLLKPSARRGAAAETVSGREAALPDPQPQPASEAAGG
- a CDS encoding TatD family hydrolase, whose product is MRLIDSHCHLDADEFDGDRAAVLARAQAAGVVAQVVPAVTAAAWPKLRAVCAASDGLYPAYGLHPLFLDQHRPEHLALLGEWIARERPCAIGECGLDFFVEGLDPTEQQRYFIGQLHLAREFDLPVIVHARRAVDAVILAIRKVGRLRGVVHSFGGSAEQAQQLHALDFLIGLGGPVTYDRAQRLRRLAAAVPLQQLLLETDAPDQPDASIRGQRNEPARLRTVLETIAALRDAPAAAIAAHTTDNARRLFGLDA
- a CDS encoding putative bifunctional diguanylate cyclase/phosphodiesterase; the protein is MKSKAGSERTPSNGEDWVSLKFRDGNRSHKIRTIRKLAGISCTAVGAVWTICYLLNGRPELAFAFVCLIAVGVLALCGGKHGDEASLSLVAHGIFLVVLVISLIDAPIGNVPRTVHTFFLPLAAGAQFVFDRRRRYRAVVFPLACLAMFVVFGTGLLDVIAPVSPPLHVRMVGAASNLVLASALLAGVVHIYRSDVNARISLERELARAVGNREIEVLYQPQVDATGAMLGAEALVRWRHPNGKLLTPDKFIPLAEESQLIREVGLEVLRQACATLRRWSQDPALSRLVVAVNVSPVQLLDAGFVASVRQVIAEAEVSPSLLEFELTESALYVDTGAMRGRMHELKALGIGWALDDFGTGFSSLAMLRTLPVTKLKIDRQFVNDARADDSARQLLAKIVEISAIMGMVALAEGVEDAQQREMLAAMGCLHFQGFLFGRPQPVQDLERLITRQPPPMRAAAADPAAPPRAR